Sequence from the Equus caballus isolate H_3958 breed thoroughbred chromosome 6, TB-T2T, whole genome shotgun sequence genome:
ttgaaagattttctttttttctctcattgtttaaGGAGCCTGAAAAAGAGCCATCAGCCGGCAAAGGACCATCAGAATGAGTGACAGCACTACTTTAGCTCCTCCAGCTTCAAACCAGGGTCCCACTACCCCACGCAAAGGGCCTCCCAAGTTCAAGCAGAGGCAGACTCGCCAATTCAAGAGCAAACCTCCTAAGAAAGGTGTGAAAGGGTAAGACCAAGATGAAAAAGACAACTTTCTATTgtcctccccccccaaaaaaactgcTTTGGTTTTGAGAAATTAGTGCTTACAATGTTAAGTAGACTTACAAAAATTTCCATCCCatcctctattttcttctctaacACAATCtttgctgaatcatttccatTAGCCCTGGAATCTTTGTCTCTCAGCTCCCAGGCCTATGGCCAACTTCAAAATGGCAAATGGAACCTGGCAAAGTGACCTTTGACTTCACCTTCCAGACTTTTCTTGACCACCCCTTTTGCCAACATATCCTATGCTTTAATCTGGATACTgaaaaacttttcatttcagaaCACAGTTTATTTTCAAGGCTTTAAATgttatgtcttcatttctttgtttttctctttcttttcttggcaAAATCCTACTTATTTTCCAAGACACACTCACGTATTAACTTCTTTCTGAAGTCATTACTGACTCTCTTAGGtaaatatcattattttcatgTTTGCATTTTGTACATTCAGCTATCACAACttgtattattttgtattatgtttCTTTATTTACATCTGTTCCCTGATGCTGAGATCCTTTAGAGAAAATTCGTTTGTTTTTCCTTAGCTCCCTGTGTCTaacacaatgcttggcacatagtagatgcttaataaacgCTTTTGGATaacaaaacaaatggagaaaggaatCATTTTAATGCATCTCATATTGCTTTCTCATTTCaatgtctattttaaaaagtagagctTGACCAAATTGCTCCACCGATAACTCTTTCTGACTCCCAGTTGTCTTAGGCTAAATATtcacagggggaaaaaatctctCTCCACTGGGACATACTATCTAAAACTTGCCCGAGTAACATTTTCTTTGCCCCAGTTTAATCCAAACAAAGAGAATTTCTCAAATACAaaacttctcttcttcttctcccttgaGTCAGGAAACTCTTTACGTGAGTCATTCCAGGATGCTTTAGCTCTGATCACagctaatttctctttttcttttttcccatagGTTTGGAGATGACATTCCAGGCATGGAGGGGCTAGGAACAGGTGAGCCACCCAAGGATTTCAGTGAAGAGTTTACACTTGGAGTTTCACATTTTTATCTACTTCAGGCCTCAAGGGGCAGGTGAAAGTTAGCGGAAATGCCTAAGGCAGCAGATCTTTTGAAAACCTAGAAATGTGGGGTTTTAATTTAACCTCCTAAGTAAGTATGTGTGTGCCCAGatgcaaaaactaaaagaaatcagACAGGCCCAAGGTTTAATGAATCTTCTTGTTTCCTTAAACAGCTCTTGGGGGCATATAATGATAAACTGGAGACTTCCACGGTAGACAGATTCTCAGAATGAGCCTAGCccaacttctttatttttcagaagaaatcTGAGACTAGACAAATTAAGTGAGTGACAATCTGAGGCCACAGAGTGAGGTCTTGGAAACAAGGGTGGGGCCTGGAGAACCTTTCTACTCTAGCAGGCAAACCATCCCCTTACCAGCTTCCTCTTTTTACACATCCTTTGGCACCCAGAACAGGGCCTTACACGCTAAATGTATTcaatacagtattttttaattggctAAAACATTGCGTTCATTGGATAATGAATGCAAATTACtgtatattcctttttttaaaaaattaatactttatttttttagaatagttttaggtttatagagaAATTACACAGAAAGCAAAGAGTTCCTACATACGCCTTCTGCCACCTTCCTCTCCCTGTAAGTAGAGTTTCCTCTATCATTAACATCTTACGTTAGTGTGGTACGTTTGTTACCATCCATGAAGCAATATCGATACATCATTATTAACTGGAGTCTACAGCTTACGTTAGGGTTCACTCCTTGTGTTGTTCAGTTCTATAGTTTTTGACAAACGTGCAATGTCATGTATTTACCATTACATTTtcacacaaaatattttcactgccctaaaaatcccctgtggaCCACTTGTTCATCGCTCCCTCCCCCTAAactcctgacaaccactaatctttttactgtctttataattttgccttttccagattgtCATATAGTTAGACTCATAAAGGATACATAGTTTTtccagactggcttctttcgtttagcaatatttattcatttaagcttcctccatgtcatTACACGTCTTGAGAGATCGTTTCTTTTTaccactgaataatattttactGTATGGTTGTATGACAGTTTATTTgtcctattgaaggacatcttgttgcttccaagttttggaaattatgaataaagctgctgtaaacatccttgtgccagtttttgtgtggacataatttTTCAACTCATCCAATACCCTTTTGACAAGTGGTGGCACTCATAGCAATCAGTGTCCTTACCAGGCAATTCTCAGTGTATTCGTTTTTTGCAGTGGATTGCCAATCCTGGGatctcaaatatattttctaggcACTTTATAAAGCTCATTTGCTGTTCTTCTAAATTAACTGCTTCTGTGTTTTGGCTGTGTATATATAAGACCAGCCAACTCACTTTGGACTCCAGAAGATATGCTTAACTCTGCCAACATACTTAGAATAGTGGAAAAAGGCTTATACTGAGGGAAAGTCTGAAGTCTTTGATCTGGTTCTGGCGCCATCCCTCAACTGTGTGGTTTCTTGCTAGGTATTTAATCTCTCTGGATATCATTCAGCTTCTCCATAACTGCTGTTTGATATCTTATTGCCTGATGCAAGGGACTGGAATAGATGATGCCTTGAGGTCACTTCTCAATGTGTGATTTgatattcacatttaaaaaaatgtaaaggaacTGAAAAACAAGTCACAGAGGCCCATGGAACCCATCTGGATTAGTAGAAGATAAGGAGATTGTGGATTTCCAGACTATGGGAATTTAATGTGCTCCTATTTCTCATTTTAACGCTTGGCCTAACTAGAATCccacttctcttctttccttagtgATTGTGCTTTGGGGAGACCTTGTATGATCAGTGAGCTGCACCTCCAAAGGGTAGCCTCAGTCAAAAACCTTGGCTTACCTCCCCAAAGAGGATAAAGAATAAAACCAGCCAAAATGCCTCGTGGTGgggggccggctggtggcacagcagttaagtgtgcatgttctgcttcagcggcccagggtttgccagttcagatcccaggtgtggacatggtaccgcttggcaagccatgctgtggcaggcatcccacatataaagtacagcaagatgggcacagatgttagctcagggccagttttcctcagcaaaaacaaggaagattggcagcagatattagatcagggctaatcttcctcaggaagaaaaaaaaaaatccttgggaGAGCTCCTGTTCCAGGGGCATCAGAAGTCTGCAGGATTAATAAAGCAGTTGATCTGATCCCTCCTGGGCTGCAGGGCCATTCTAGATAACTTCCCAGTCGCAGGGACAATGAATAGGAGAGAGGAATGCGGCGTCTCTGCCTTTTTGAGCAGACGAGGCCTTCCTGAGGATGAGGTTGGCTTACAagttcttcttccctctcttacaGATATCACGGTGAT
This genomic interval carries:
- the PDE6H gene encoding retinal cone rhodopsin-sensitive cGMP 3',5'-cyclic phosphodiesterase subunit gamma, which encodes MSDSTTLAPPASNQGPTTPRKGPPKFKQRQTRQFKSKPPKKGVKGFGDDIPGMEGLGTDITVICPWEAFSHLELHELAQFGII